A stretch of Salvelinus sp. IW2-2015 unplaced genomic scaffold, ASM291031v2 Un_scaffold2227, whole genome shotgun sequence DNA encodes these proteins:
- the LOC112073321 gene encoding zinc finger protein RFP, translating to MASLMSEEQFQCCICLDIFTNPVSIPCGHNFCLTCIKGYWDTRERFECPLCKESFRRRPELRINRAFKDITEHFQRSLKVKAQQAEEGDYQDIGVLASQCSPGLGPEPDAVSCDVCPGTKQRAVKSCLVCQGSYCENHLGPHQREPALQRHRLTDPATFATRGLCRKHERPLELFCRIDQIPVCVRCNETDHKGHSTIPMERESKKMRTQMKRTEGDLLKMVQDRLRKMDEIKHSVELSRISAEKEIEGSVLVFSKLVCSIERSQAELMKVIEEKQKAAERRAEGLINELEREIIELQRRSTELEQLSHTEDHLHFLQSFPSLSTPPPTKDWSEISVYSDLCVDTVRAAMSQLVDTCRDFEKILCEAELRRTQQYAVDVTLDPVTAASWLVLSSDGKQVSLGYQQNHSLPADPRRFDSCVCVLGQQGFATGRRYWVVQVGDKTDWDVGVAKESVNRKGSVTVRPDQGYWAVCRRKGSHLSACAGPSVPLHLRKKPRKVGVFVDFEEGLVSFYNMEAKAHIYSYRGCCFTETLYPYFNPCLHDDGKNTAPLVICSVEGEAGPIQEVVRSKVPPAALALAGRSRQSSVGSVSQHF from the exons ATGGCTTCCCTCATGTCCGAGGAGCAGTTCCAGTGCTGTATCTGCCTGGACATCTTCACCAACCCCGTGTCCATCCCGTGTGGTCACAACTTCTGCCTGACCTGCATCAAAGGCTACTGGGACACCCGTGAGCGCTTCGAGTGTCCCCTCTGCAAGGAGAGCTTTCGCCGTCGGCCAGAGCTACGCATCAATCGCGCGTTTAAGGACATCACTGAGCACTTCCAGAGGTCCCTAAAG GTCAAAGCCCAGCAGGCAGAGGAAGGCGATTATCAAGACATAGGAGTATTAGCGTCACAGTGTTCACCAGGGCTCGGTCCTGAGCCCGATGCAGTTTCCTGCGATGTCTGTCCTGGGACGAAGCAGAGAGCTGTTAAGTCCTGTCTGGTGTGTCAGGGGTCGTACTGCGAGAACCACCTGGGGCCTCACCAGAGAGAGCCGGCCCTCCAGAGGCACAGGTTGACGGACCCAGCAACCTTCGCCACGCGAGGCCTGTGCCGGAAGCACGAGCGGCCCCTGGAGCTGTTCTGCAGGATCGACCAGATACCGGTGTGTGTGAGATGCAATGAGACTGACCACAAGGGCCACAGCACTATccctatggagagagagagcaagaagatgAGA ACTCAGATGAAGAGGACTGAAGGAGATCTGTTGAAGATGGTTCAGGACAGACTGAGGAAGATGGATGAGATCAAACACTCAGTGGAGCTCAGCAGA ATAAGTGCTGAAAAAGAGATTGAGGGCAGTGTACTAGTCTTTAGCAAACTGGTGTGCTCCATCGAGAGAAGCCAGGCTGAGCTCATGAAGGTGATTGAGGAGAAGCAGAAAGCAGCAGAGAGGCGTGCTGAAGGGCTCATCAATGAGCTGGAGCGGGAAATCATTGAACTACAGAGAAGAAGCACTGAGCTggagcagctctcacacacagaggaccATCTCCACTTCCTACAG agttttccctctctctccactcctccacccaccaaggactggtctgagatcagtgtaTACTCTGATCTATGTGTGGACACTGTGAGGGCTGCTATGTCTCAGCTTGTGGACACCTGCAGAGACTTCGAAAAGATATTATGTGAAGCGG AGCTGAGGAGAACCCAGCAATATGCAG TGGACGTCACTCTGGACCCAGTCACAGCCGCCTCGTGGCTCGTCCTGTCCTCCGATGGGAAGCAGGTGAGTCTGGGATACCAGCAGAACCACTCCCTTCCTGCTGACCCTCGGAGGTTTGACTCCTGCGTCTGTGTGCTGGGACAGCAAGGCTTTGCCACCGGGAGGCGCTACTGGGTTGTCCAG GTGGGCGACAAGACAGACTGGGATGTGGGCGTGGCGAAAGAGTCTGTCAACAGGAAGGGGAGTGTCACAGTGAGGCCGGACCAAGGCTACTGGGCTGTGTGCCGGAGGAAAGGCAGCCATCTTAGCGCGTGCGCCGGGCCATCTGTCCCCCTTCACCTGAGAAAGAAGCCGCGGAAGGTTGGAGTGTTTGTGGATTTCGAGGAGGGATTGGTCTCCTTTTACAACATGGAGGCGAAGGCTCATATTTATAGTTACAGGGGATGCTGCTTCACTGAGACACTGTATCCGTATTTTAACCCCTGTCTCCATGACGACGGGAAGAACACTGCCCCATTGGTTATCTGTTCTGTGGAAGGGGAGGCGGGGCCTATACAGGAAGTTGTGAGGTCTAAGGTCCCGCCCGCAGCCCTGGCGTTGGCTGGGAGGAGCCGTCAATCATCTGTTGGCTCTGTTTCGCAACACTTCTGA